DNA from Maniola hyperantus chromosome 28, iAphHyp1.2, whole genome shotgun sequence:
ctagtgtctcacccagcaatgtgctgtatgttttccctctcggcacataatatcggttttattgttatgtaaaaccgtcataatattataaaggcgaaagttcgtatgtgtgtgtgtgtgtgtgtgtgtgtgtgtgcatatGTTTGTTTCTCtttcacacaaaaactactgcacggatttgactgaaatttggaatggagatagattattccctggattaacatataggctaccttttaacccggaaaaccaaagagttcccgcgggattttgaaaaatgttaatctacgcggacgaagtcgcgggcatcagcttgtcagttcataaaaatatatcagttcattcatcgtcataataaaattagtttttaatgtTAAATTTATGGTTAAATAATCCCTTTATATTCACTCACGTATTAATTAGCCTCCCCAAAATCTCTCCAAAGCTCCCTATGAgggttcctataagggttccatttttccgtttggggtacggaaccctaaaaattgaggtgcgtgcccaggatcgaacctccgacctctcgTAAAAGAGATGGATGTCATAAGCACTAGACTTCCATCTTACAGGTGAAATATTCCAACATAAAAACCCTATCAAAATTGTCAATTGGTAGTCAAATCGGATATGATCACGTATTTGGCACTAATGAGGAAGAACCAAAAATGTTTTTGGACTGTGGACCTGCAGATATAGATATCAAATACGAAAGTGACACTGATGACGAACCCTTAGTCCATTTACGCGATTTGAAAACTGGTaagttttcatcatcatgatcaacccatcaccggctcactacagagcacgggtctcctctcagagtgagaagggttttggctatagctatagctggccatgtgcggattggtagacttcacacacctttgagaacattatggagaactctcaggcatgcaggtttcctcacgatgttttccttcaccgttacagcaagtgatattacttaAGACacactcagaaaagttagaggtgcgtgcccgggaccgaacccctgatctccgattagaaggcggatgtcctaaccactaggctatcatagcttggtAAGTTTTATAAAGGCAAAATATACAGAGAGCCATGCGAGACctttgttgttttataaaagctgaaagtttatctgcataTTTTCCCCAACACCTGGAAGGAACCCCCTACCAGActcccttaaagtttaaaagtttaagggtgtctggcagagggatgccacgacactaagtgtctggcaatgcatgtcgtgatttctaatactattccgaagaaaatataaaaaatctagcttatgctcgcgacttcgtccgcgtggagtacctacacaaatttcaaacccctatttcacccccttaggggttgaattttcaaagaattTTCTCTGGGTCCAAAAGGcttgaaaataaaatgggtTACACCTCAAATCAAGAATTTCACTGGATGTagtaaagtgtaattttttttcgtaaGAATGTACAAATGAAATATGATTTTTGTcaatataacataatatctgtcccggctttactcacgtgtgtagtcgacgttagcccgactagtttcgaacccatacccATTTtggcagtcaaaaccgcggcgcgtgcgcgaacggactcccttgaaaaaggaccccgtatgggttcgaaactagtcaggctaacgttgactacacacgtgagtaaagccgggacagatattatttagaatggaaatcactcactgTAGTTTAAACGCATAACATAACTTATGCTAAAGCTAGTTATGTTATATTCGACGCGatcatccgcgtagactacataaatttcaatcccctattttactcccttaggggttgaattttcaaaaatcctttcttagcggatgcctacgtcataatagctatctgcatgccaaatttcagcccgatccgtccagtagtttcagttgtgcgttgatagatcaatcactCAGTCAGTTACCCTTTCCTGCAgcaatgggatcggttgatttgagtatgtaatcttgacttatatCTTGaacatttttaagtttatttttagttccttttaattttaatcatcttgatgtgcctaaaattacacgcttagattatgattcaggattttttaagaaattctttcacaaaaaccttgttctttacgaaaacaacaaaaaatcggccaaatcggttgatttgttctcaagtgatgatcttacatacagcggcaattgatttatgtacttaaatttacctatgtacaatatttaaagttttcttctttgtgggaattattttatctctggtaacattaagaaacgtcagaattccacggaattaaaaatcagactatagaTTTTTGCTTTATACagcgttagttttagttaatgCAAAAACCGAACCACGTctcgaatatttttactttatatatttttttatttaataaaatttgttgagtcgttgtcatcgtaaaaacatggtcaccccaagcaagcgGCTGTGAGCAAACGAGACGGCTGGTGTcaatcgtgcgcgctcccgcttgcgccgctcgaatcagctggtgcatgcggtcgtaaactaggtgtccaaacatgcaggattttatagtattttttggtcaaaacaTTGTAaacgttgtaaaaatgattgcaatcgattctgttactgattctgaacaaactacttcaggttttgcgtaaactaaaactaacgttgtgtATTGCTGAAAACGCCATGCATAACAATTAAACAATGCATAAAAGCAAACTTGTTAAGTCGAGACTACTGTACAACTGATGAATCCTTCAAATCAAATCGTTTATTTTGTTAGAATATgcatattatttacataatcttaAGAATTAAATGATTATCCACATTGACACCCTTAATGACAAAGATGTGTGAATGCAACTTTCTTACCttcagtagaatctgctttccaaaccagtggtagagtcCACATGTTTGGGTTAGCTTTAGGTTAAATTTGGGTTACGTTAGGTTagccagaggcggattaaatatcgagagcgccctaggcaagcatctcataggcgcccctctagtcgccatattaaattttttacaactgatttcaaaagaacgaggaatcgtctcataGCATAGCTGGTTAttggtgattatactatttataataagggaaaAACATCACATCATGACACTTTGCtgtattaaagaagaggcagtttcggtcaTTCCAAGatattattacttagtagggataattaggtaggctAGGTAATGGAACTCGACATGATCgtgcgcgccccttcgtaaccttgTGTCCCCaagcacgtgcctagtttgccctagggataatctgcctctggGTTTAGCTGAGACACTAGttgttgtcctacatgaaataaataaattttgatttagaaatagaaaagattactattcaaataaactttgtgTTTCAAGTGGCGATTTTAGATTAGTTGTTGATTTTAGGTGAAAATCCAACTCCGACAATAATTGATTCTACTGTGTGTAGTGAAGATGAGGAGGATTTCGATTCAGACAGCGATGAGACAGTGGATTCTCCAAAACCCGGCAGTGTGTCATATGTCCTCAATGAAAAATCTGGTGTTTTATATCACACATCAGGAGTGAGTTGCAAAATTGAAAATCTGCCGTATTCTACAACATCAATACCAAGAACTTATACACTTGATGAAAAATCCGGTAGTTTTTTTGTCACTTCTCCGACAATGAGTTTTAATGTATCATCTGAAAATGTAATAGATCCACTATCAGAATCAGACTCCAAAAAAGGATTAGACACTATAAAATCTAATAAAGAACGTCCAAAAATGGGTCGCAAACGAAAACACCCCGAATGTAACAGAGAGATAAACAAAAGAAACAGAAACACCAACAAACCATTCTATGATCGTAAAGGCAACGTTGTACAACCTCGAGTTTATGAAGATTACCAATGTAAATGTGTGAAAAAATGCCACGAAAGCGTTTCTACGTTTATCAGAGAAGCAGAATTCAAATATTATTGGCAGTTAGGCTCGTTTGAAGCTCAAAACGCTTACCTAGCTgctaaaataattgaaaaaccAGTGAAAAGATCAAAAACTACAATAAGTTCTAAGAAAAAAAGTTTTTCAAGGGAGTACACGTTAAACCACGTTGTTGTTTGTAAGGAATTATTTTTAAGAACATACGCACTGTCATCCAAACGTATTGACACAGCTCTTAAAAAAGTAAATGCCCGAGCTGATTTAGCAGACAGAAGAGGCAGACGAGGTGGACACAACAAAATACCAGATGACAAATACAGAGATATTATTAAGTTCATCAAAAAGTTCCTACCATATAAATCATATTACCGCCATCTTGAAACAGAATCGAAGTTTCTCAAGCCAACGGTGCCTCTTTCAACATTGCATAAACTATATAAAGAAGAATTTAAAGAAAATGCTGTTCACCTTTCtacttttagaataatatttaacaACGAATTTAAATTTGGCACTGCATCATTAAAAACTAGTATGGTAAAAGATTAATATTTAACGATTGTGATAGTGACCACTTCAAAGAATTCATGCTACGCTAATACAATTACAAACGTATTACGCTGATTGTTCTTTTATTTAATGACCTGGATATGAAATCTAAGCAAGCTTCTATTTATCTGTTTGATCACAAAGaataaagtaatattatatgatTACAAACTAAGCAGTTTGCTTTTACAGGGGATATCTCAACCACCGCAGCAGTTgagttaatctaaatatataaaaggaaaagctgactgattgatctatcaacgcacagctaaaactactggacggatctggctgaaatttggcatgcagatagctattatgacgtagacatccgctgagaaagggtTTTCGGAactgggcatcagctagtccaaaatattttagtaggcTGGGAGATTAACGTGATACgcttggtttttagggttccgtacctcaaaaggaaaacggaacccttataggatgactttgttgtctgtctgtctgtctgtctgtctatcaagaaacctacagggtacttcccgttgacctagaatcatgaaatttggcaggtaggtagatcttatagctgacatttggggaaaaatctgaaaaccgtgaatttagggttgatcacacaaaaaaaattaaattgtggtcatgaactaataattagtattttcaactttcgaagtgagtgactatatcaagtggggtatcatatgaaaggtctttacctgtacctacgttctaaaacagatttttattaattttatgcatcatagttttggagttatcatgcaaaatgtcgaaaaaatacgactgtagtacggaaccctcattgcgcgagcctgactcgcacttagccggtttttttttgtgatttatctCAAGCTTTCGACCACGTTGACCATGAAATATTagttactagttgatgcccgcgtggatttgtttttaacaatcccgtgagaactctttgattttccgggataaaagtagcctatgtcactctccaggtctttgactatacccatgaaaaaaaaggGTCAATCCGTTgagccgttgcgacgtgattgaaggacaaacgaacaaacaaacacactttcgcatttataataagggtactgatgaaatTGCACTATTACGGAAATAGTGGCATTGGAGTTGATACAAACTTGTTTAgccccgagacttcgtccgcgtggactacacaaattcaaaccactattttacccctttaggggttgaattttcaaaaatcctttcttagcggatgcctacgtcataatagctatctgcatgccaaatttcagtccgagccgtccagtagtttgagctgtgcgttgatagatcagtcagtcaccttttccttttatatatttagatatagatacaatggtaaagtaaagtaaaagtaaaatattctttatatgTTTTACTATacagtactgattctgatggcaatttaattttagagtattcacatcttttTCTCACCAATGcaatgtaataactaataagaaaaggacagacttTTAAAATATAGTGTTGTGTGTAGCCATGACCCAAACTTGCTTatcattcctccctgtgttggggacaatacgcagataaactttcagcttttataaaataacgaaggtctggcacgtgctggctcttagtccattagtcTAGTGAACATAGTCTAGTAACAATGTTAATgatacagtgcgcggcagaaagtaatgtacctacatcggcctttagaatgacatttcggctttgtagagcgttgtctctgtcactcatagctatatgacgttttgtcggtctcaacgacagagacataaTGCTCTataaatccgctatctccttctaaaggtcgacgtacattatTCTGCCGCGTATGGTAATTGGGTACCAGGACAAGattataagtcccgaaaattgctaatgcgcgtggtcgtcattttagtgacgtcagcactagaccaaagtttcgagctgatggtatatttttatttcggctgacgtcaaaatgacgtcatttcaatgttaatgagacatggttccagcttaatagcaatttgcgggacttataccatcgGTCAAGAGAAAGTTgacaaagtttttattttataatttttttttttcattttcattccaTTTGTAGAGATATCCATTGATaatgattatgataatgatcCATTTGATGGTTTCGATGATCCTGAAATCGGAAAGCTAAAAagatataaaagagaaataaaaaaaacgtatacctatagttaaacttgaaaataattatatctCTGAATCAGAAAATTTGGAAACAAAAGTAAAATCtgaaattgataatgataacagtACAATCGGTTTCGGAAATGCCCTTAATTCAGAGATAGGAGAAACAATGATGGAACAAAAAGACATTAAAAAAgaagttaaaaacaaaaatgtacagTTAAAAGTGAATATACCTATTTCAAAAAGTTATGATAAAGATATGtctaaaagaaagaaaaatgatGGCAAAAATAAAGGTTATGTATCAAATAAGGCACACATAAAGGTCAATAAAAAAGTTTGTATCAATTTAATACAAATGAATAAAGCTGAAAGGGTTAGAAGTATTGAAGAAAAAAAGTCGAAACTTGATTATGTGAACGCAATGAATAAATGCGAGGAGTGTATTGAAATTTTTGAGAATTGCGACAGTTTGGAGAAACATATTGCTGAGCTGCATGAACCGGTAAGTTGAgctaaaaattagaaaaaaaaccggctaagtgcgaatcagagtcgcgcactgagggttccgtagtgcaatcgtattttgtcgacattttgcacgataaatcaaaaactattatgcctaaaaataaataaaaatctgttttagaatgcacaggtgaagacctttcatatgatatcatTGATACCCCGTTTGATATGAAAcctagggttctgtacctcaaaaggaaagcgaaacccttataggatcactttgttgtctgttcttcccgttgacctagaatcatgaaatttggcaggtaggtaggtcttatagcagacattagggtaaaaatctaaaaaccctgaatttgtggttatatcacgcaaataaaataaaattgtggtcatgaactaaaaattagtactttcaattttcgaagtaagatatcaagtggggtatcatatgaaagggcttcatctgtgcattctaaaacagtattttatttatttttatgttttatagtttttgagttatcgggcaaaatgtcgaaaaaatacgactgtagtacggaaccctcggtgcgcgagcctgactcgcacttggccggttttttttcatctGAGATCTGACGCGCACTTgttttactttataataatttatagcaaataaatgattgattgatataatataatttgcaGAAACCGAATACGAAAATGTGCAATATATGCAAAGTGTATGTAAAACTCGAATCTCTCAACTTACATATGAAAATGCactatttagaatggaaatgtCAAATTTGTAAGGAGTCGTTACTATACAAGTTTAAATGTAAGGAAAATGTCAAAAATCATCTCAAAACTAAACACTACATGCAAGACGCCTACATCGACGCACAGATGAAGATATTAAcagtaagtttattttaatatagaaaaggaaaatgtgactgactgatctattaaagctgctcaaactactggaccgatcgggctggtaagaattaaaaaaaaaaaattaaataaaaataaaaatcttttttattcgtataaacttttacaagcacttacgaatagtcggatgcatctaccactggttcggaatgcctttcctaccgagaagaaccagcaagaaactcggcggttgctcttttcaaatatttgatataggtacaagattatgccatgtataaaatagtatttgcagtcttgtgcgttgctggaacgagctgcaggtcaaatccacgctcttttatcatttagataatcttcaattgtgtaatatgcttttttcaggagcatatttttaatagattttttaaacttgtgcaaaggtaagtccaaaatagtttgcgggattttattataaaaggtaatacccatacccacaaatgacttttggactttcctgaggcggaaggtaggagctacAAGCTTGTCTCTGTTAAAGTTACAGTGTTCTCCCTCCCACTCCTTTCCACTTAAATTTATATCTCTCCTCCACCAAATCGCCCTTCTCCTACTCACACGCTGCTGCACTGCTAGGAGCTGCagtccacagagtacattgatgCTGCAGTCGCAAAAAGGATATCGAAGCGGGCGCACGCTTTTTCTGCTCCTAAAAACCGAACATGGCAGTCGCGTCGAGCTAAACGCTTTTTAAATTTCGCACGTGTCGCTAACATCACCTGAACGCCTTTCAACTGTGGTCAATTCTATCGCGAAAAGAAAGTAAAGTGAAAAGAAGAGGAATTTACGAAGAATTGTCGCGCATACGTGAGtttatacagtacgcgacagctaaagtaatgttcatcgacctttagaaggagatagtagatttgtagagcattgtctctgtcgttgagacaaaacgtcacataggtatgaatgacagagacaacactacaaagccgaaatgttattctaaaggccgatgtacattactttctgccgcgtactgtagacgACTTCGCGACACGCGACTAAATCCgagtggatataggtttttaatcccggaaatctttgattttgcgggataaaatgtagcacATGCGTAAAGCCTGGGTATAagctatctatatattatagctAGCTATCTAGTATAGTTTTGCGTTAAAGTAACAAACAAATATCCGCGACAGGTTAttatggcaatcgggatatgaggcggggggacgccccgtaaaTCCCCACatcacccgcactgggttagagGCTAGagcggggggtgtgcggggcgttccctccccgattgccatctcgaccggtcgcgtatctactatacacacacacacaaacctTCGCCTTTACAATAATTCAGGAACAAGAAGACAGAATTGTAAAAAATAaggagtcggttaaaaaatgtaCGCAACTCGAGAAACTGTTGACAGTCCTGATCGACGACCCCAAGGGACCCGGGTTTCCGTGTTTGCAGTGCAGGCAATATTTCAGGCAAGTTTTATGCTCTTAAAGGTGAACGCACACTTATCCGAGCCGAACGCGTCGAACGAATCGAAGTGAAGGAGGCCTCGCACACATATCCGCCACCAGAAGAACTACCAGAAGAATCGATCGCGCCGAAAGAATCAACTCGGAATCGCTCATTTTTTAAAGCAATGAAGAAATAGTACCCACTTGCGCGTTGCTCTGTCGTACGCAACCGATAGAATGCGAGCGCATCGGTCGAGTCGACCGCATCAACCGCGGTATTTGATGACCTCATCCGAATTCGTCTA
Protein-coding regions in this window:
- the LOC117994966 gene encoding uncharacterized protein, which encodes MVDYHEINIKNVCCTCLNTERNLSQLCKVDDGVNDLFFLLSYKSEAYEAIFIKDMTQLYICWECIALLQRFTKFREQVCIAHSKLTDIIDGKVKYSNIKTLSKLSIGSQIGYDHVFGTNEEEPKMFLDCGPADIDIKYESDTDDEPLVHLRDLKTGENPTPTIIDSTVCSEDEEDFDSDSDETVDSPKPGSVSYVLNEKSGVLYHTSGVSCKIENLPYSTTSIPRTYTLDEKSGSFFVTSPTMSFNVSSENVIDPLSESDSKKGLDTIKSNKERPKMGRKRKHPECNREINKRNRNTNKPFYDRKGNVVQPRVYEDYQCKCVKKCHESVSTFIREAEFKYYWQLGSFEAQNAYLAAKIIEKPVKRSKTTISSKKKSFSREYTLNHVVVCKELFLRTYALSSKRIDTALKKVNARADLADRRGRRGGHNKIPDDKYRDIIKFIKKFLPYKSYYRHLETESKFLKPTVPLSTLHKLYKEEFKENAVHLSTFRIIFNNEFKFGTASLKTSMVIKLENNYISESENLETKVKSEIDNDNSTIGFGNALNSEIGETMMEQKDIKKEVKNKNVQLKVNIPISKSYDKDMSKRKKNDGKNKGYVSNKAHIKVNKKVCINLIQMNKAERVRSIEEKKSKLDYVNAMNKCEECIEIFENCDSLEKHIAELHEPKPNTKMCNICKVYVKLESLNLHMKMHYLEWKCQICKESLLYKFKCKENVKNHLKTKHYMQDAYIDAQMKILTEQEDRIVKNKESVKKCTQLEKLLTVLIDDPKGPGFPCLQCRQYFRSKNLRNKHVQKCHSEGFQCPTCGKKFPLKDTLRKHEMIHCNPRPRQPCQVCGKMVRLDLVRVHGLSHFSGKQYSCVPCDKTFNSPYSYQTHLKYSRQHAERAALKYKCSVCGKDYRSPGELRDHHNYAHESKTIHKCPICQTALATARGVKNHVKRAHEEKTIIRNKICQTCGKAFIHQKTLQEHELIHTGERPISCDMCGRAFRQRAGLYTHKRLVHKVPLKKKVIQHTDEITVVNTVINKNKD